From Kogia breviceps isolate mKogBre1 chromosome 2, mKogBre1 haplotype 1, whole genome shotgun sequence, one genomic window encodes:
- the PHOSPHO2 gene encoding pyridoxal phosphate phosphatase PHOSPHO2, with translation MKLLLVFDFDNTIIDDNSDTWIVQCAPEKKLPIELQDSYEKGFWTEFMGRVFKYLGDKGVREDEMKRAMISMPFTPGMVELLNFIRKNKAKFDCIIISDSNSVFIDWVLEATNFHDVFDKVFTNPAAFDSDGHLTVENYHAHSCTRCPPNLCKNVVLVEFVGKQLQRGVNYTRIVYIGDGGNDVCPVTFLKKNDVAMPRKGYTLQKTLSRMSQNLEPVESSVVSWSSGVEIISHLKFLIKE, from the coding sequence ATGAAACTTTTGTTGGTTTTTGACTTTGACAATACAATCATAGATGATAATAGCGACACCTGGATTGTACAATGTGCTCCAGAGAAAAAGCTTCCTATTGAACTACAAGATTCTTATGAAAAAGGATTTTGGACAGAATTTATGGGCAGAGTCTTTAAGTATTTGGGAGATAAAGGTGTAAgagaagatgaaatgaaaagagCAATGATATCAATGCCTTTCACTCCAGGGATGGTGgaacttttaaactttataaGAAAGAACAAGGCTAAATTTGACTGCATCATTATTTCAGATTCAAATTCAGTCTTCATAGATTGGGTTTTAGAAGCTACCAATTTTCATGACGTGTTTGATAAAGTCTTTACAAATCCAGCAGCTTTTGATAGCGATGGTCATCTCACTGTGGAAAATTATCATGCTCATTCTTGCACTAGGTGCCCCCCAAATCTTTGCAAAAATGTAGTTTTGGTAGAATTTGTAGGTAAACAGTTACAACGAGGAGTGAATTATACACGAATTGTTTATATAGGTGATGGCGGAAACGATGTCTGCCCAGTAAcctttttaaagaagaatgatGTTGCCATGCCACGGAAAGGATATACTTTACAGAAAACTCTTTCTAGGATGTCTCAAAATCTTGAGCCTGTGGAGTCTTCTGTTGTATCTTGGTCTTCAGGTGTTgaaataatttctcatttaaaatttctaataaagGAGTAA